The following are encoded in a window of Nakamurella sp. A5-74 genomic DNA:
- the rdgB gene encoding RdgB/HAM1 family non-canonical purine NTP pyrophosphatase has protein sequence MGRRPRRVVLATRNTKKLAELQRILGDRATVVGLADVPAFPEEPETGATFAENAVAKAEQAARETGEMSLADDSGLAVDALSGMPGVLSARWAGTHGDDEANNALLLAQLRDTPDERRGAEFVCALALAVPGGSTIVELGRWRGVILREQLGDNGFGYDPLFRPDDADGRSSAQLAASEKDALSHRGLATAAILPALLELLSS, from the coding sequence ATGGGCCGCCGCCCGCGCCGGGTCGTGCTGGCCACTCGCAACACCAAGAAACTCGCTGAGCTGCAGCGCATCCTGGGCGACCGGGCCACCGTTGTCGGTCTCGCCGACGTCCCCGCGTTCCCGGAGGAGCCGGAGACCGGTGCGACGTTCGCCGAGAACGCCGTCGCCAAGGCCGAGCAGGCTGCGCGGGAGACCGGGGAGATGTCCCTCGCCGATGATTCCGGGCTCGCGGTCGACGCGCTGAGCGGGATGCCAGGGGTGCTCTCGGCTCGCTGGGCCGGCACCCACGGCGACGACGAGGCCAACAACGCACTGCTGCTCGCGCAGCTCCGGGACACACCCGACGAGCGCCGCGGCGCGGAGTTCGTGTGTGCGCTCGCGCTGGCCGTACCGGGCGGGTCGACCATCGTCGAGCTCGGTCGCTGGCGCGGGGTGATTCTGCGGGAACAGTTGGGCGACAACGGGTTCGGTTACGACCCGCTGTTCCGCCCGGACGATGCCGACGGCCGCAGCAGCGCGCAGCTCGCCGCCTCGGAGAAGGATGCACTGTCCCATCGCGGGCTGGCCACCGCTGCGATCCTGCCCGCGCTGCTGGAGCTGCTCAGCAGCTGA
- a CDS encoding glycoside hydrolase family 2 TIM barrel-domain containing protein, producing the protein MFQSPGYLTDPTPGHGRQLPPRSWLSSDAPRLSLNGDWAFRLSPTAAGTDHPAVSPADSSTDGATDGAFAAPGFDDSDWDSLPVPSHWVLHGEGSYGRPWYTNVQYPFPIDPPFVPDANPTGDHRRSIDVPQEWADAGRIVLRFDGAESMIRVWVNGSEVGVATGSRLATEFDVTEQIRCGDSNVVAVRVHQWSAASYLEDQDQWWMPGIFRDVTLLARPTSGIDDVWLRTTYATDGSGTIDPEITAAATAFPVTVSVPELGVDVTFGEPAAVTTIPIAAVGPWSAEVPRRYAATVSNAAETISLQLGFRTVEIVGDQLLANGRRLVFHGVNRHETHPERGRVFDEVWARQDLAQMKRHNVNAIRTSHYPPHPRLLDLADELGLWVVLECDYETHGFEHIGAETSADVRPGWIGNPSDDPQWRAALLDRIRRTVERDKNHPSIAIWSLGNEAGTGSNLAAMAAWVHDRDPSRPVHYEGDYTGEYTDIYSRMYATVLEVQSIGGDDPAAATPLMGCNAAQAVRQRSKPFLLCEYVHAMGNGPGAIDDYEDLVHRFPRLHGGFVWEWRDHGILTTTADGTPFYAYGGDFDEPVHDGNFVMDGLVLSDDTPSPGLHEWAAVVQPLQFSLDAGRLTVRNLRHTADTGDLTLRWRREVDGRAGQDAVGELTLLVEAGVDGSVDLPAEALLVGDAGETWLSVEAATAAESAWAEAGHVVARAQFDLSPARSALSRQAAASLLTSAVPQSLVIGTATFTSGELVSLGGLPVSGPLLELWRAPTDNDEGDDRGSLELGPPGPLGLGVPGPSSATRWRAVGLDRITHRCESIEHADGVLRIVSRSAAADRAEWVRTTATWSKQDGATRLDLNIEPSADWRVTWPRVGVSWQLPSEISAAHWFGLGPGEWYPDSVRATRVGRFDATLQELATEYARPQETGHRAGLRELVLLAGDTPTLTITALPGGCGSRPGFTLSRWTAEELTAAAHPHELPTPSSTWLTIDAAVHGLGSRACGPDVWPTAQLHPQSHRLSLLFSAVEAAADR; encoded by the coding sequence GTGTTCCAGAGCCCCGGCTACCTCACTGATCCCACCCCCGGCCACGGGCGGCAGTTGCCGCCGCGATCCTGGTTGTCCTCGGACGCCCCTCGACTGTCCTTGAACGGTGACTGGGCGTTCCGGTTGTCGCCCACCGCCGCGGGGACGGACCATCCCGCTGTCTCGCCGGCGGACAGCTCGACGGACGGCGCGACGGACGGCGCGTTCGCGGCTCCGGGCTTCGACGACAGCGACTGGGACTCACTTCCGGTGCCCTCGCACTGGGTGCTGCACGGCGAGGGCAGCTACGGCCGGCCCTGGTACACCAACGTGCAGTACCCCTTCCCGATTGATCCGCCGTTCGTCCCCGACGCCAACCCGACCGGTGATCACCGGCGGTCGATCGACGTGCCGCAGGAGTGGGCGGACGCCGGTCGGATCGTGCTGCGGTTCGACGGCGCCGAATCGATGATCCGGGTGTGGGTCAACGGATCCGAGGTCGGTGTCGCGACCGGGAGCAGGCTGGCCACCGAGTTCGATGTGACGGAGCAGATCCGGTGCGGCGACAGCAATGTGGTCGCCGTGCGGGTGCACCAGTGGTCTGCAGCGAGCTATCTGGAGGACCAGGACCAGTGGTGGATGCCCGGCATCTTCCGCGACGTCACGCTCCTGGCGCGGCCGACCTCGGGCATCGATGACGTCTGGCTCCGCACCACGTACGCGACTGACGGCAGCGGCACCATCGATCCCGAGATCACTGCTGCGGCAACGGCATTCCCCGTCACGGTGTCGGTCCCCGAGCTCGGAGTGGACGTCACCTTCGGTGAACCCGCTGCGGTGACGACGATCCCGATCGCCGCCGTCGGACCCTGGTCGGCCGAGGTGCCGCGACGCTACGCGGCGACGGTGTCCAACGCGGCCGAGACGATCTCGCTCCAGCTGGGCTTCCGGACCGTGGAGATCGTCGGTGACCAGTTGCTCGCGAACGGTCGCCGGCTGGTGTTCCACGGCGTCAACCGGCACGAGACGCACCCGGAGCGTGGCCGGGTGTTCGACGAGGTGTGGGCCAGGCAGGATCTGGCTCAGATGAAGCGGCACAACGTGAACGCCATCCGGACCAGCCACTACCCGCCGCATCCCCGGCTGCTGGATCTCGCCGACGAGCTCGGACTGTGGGTCGTGCTGGAGTGCGACTACGAGACCCACGGATTCGAGCACATCGGTGCGGAGACGTCCGCGGACGTCCGGCCGGGATGGATCGGCAACCCGAGCGATGACCCGCAGTGGCGCGCTGCCCTGCTCGACCGGATCCGACGTACCGTCGAGCGCGACAAGAACCACCCGAGCATCGCCATCTGGTCGTTGGGCAACGAGGCCGGAACAGGGTCGAACCTGGCCGCGATGGCTGCCTGGGTCCACGATCGCGATCCGTCGCGCCCGGTGCACTACGAGGGTGACTACACCGGCGAGTACACCGACATCTATTCGCGGATGTACGCCACCGTGCTCGAGGTGCAGTCGATCGGCGGTGACGACCCGGCTGCGGCGACCCCGCTGATGGGGTGCAACGCTGCGCAGGCCGTCCGGCAGCGGAGCAAGCCGTTCCTGCTGTGCGAGTACGTCCATGCGATGGGCAACGGCCCGGGAGCCATCGACGACTACGAGGATCTCGTCCACCGTTTCCCCCGACTGCACGGCGGATTCGTCTGGGAGTGGCGCGACCACGGCATCCTGACCACCACCGCCGACGGGACGCCGTTCTACGCGTACGGAGGTGACTTCGACGAGCCGGTCCACGACGGCAACTTCGTGATGGACGGTCTGGTGCTCAGCGACGACACCCCCAGTCCCGGTCTGCACGAATGGGCCGCGGTCGTCCAGCCGCTGCAGTTCTCGCTCGACGCCGGCCGGCTGACCGTCCGGAATCTCAGACACACCGCGGACACCGGCGATCTGACGCTGCGGTGGCGGCGGGAGGTCGACGGACGCGCGGGGCAGGACGCCGTCGGTGAGCTCACGCTGCTCGTCGAGGCCGGGGTCGACGGTTCGGTCGACCTGCCGGCAGAGGCGTTGCTCGTCGGCGATGCCGGCGAGACCTGGTTGTCCGTCGAAGCGGCCACCGCTGCGGAAAGTGCCTGGGCCGAGGCCGGGCACGTCGTCGCGCGAGCGCAGTTCGACCTCTCACCCGCCCGCAGCGCACTCTCCCGGCAGGCTGCGGCAAGCCTGCTCACCTCGGCCGTTCCGCAGAGTCTGGTGATCGGTACCGCGACCTTCACCTCCGGGGAGCTGGTCTCGCTGGGCGGGCTGCCGGTCAGCGGACCGCTGCTGGAGCTCTGGCGTGCGCCCACCGACAACGACGAGGGCGATGACCGCGGCAGCCTGGAACTCGGCCCGCCGGGACCGCTCGGGCTCGGAGTGCCTGGCCCGTCCAGCGCCACCCGCTGGCGCGCAGTCGGTCTCGACCGGATCACCCACCGGTGCGAGAGCATCGAGCATGCGGACGGAGTGCTGCGGATCGTCAGCCGGTCGGCGGCCGCCGACCGCGCTGAGTGGGTCAGGACCACCGCGACCTGGTCGAAGCAGGACGGCGCCACTCGACTGGACCTGAACATCGAACCGTCGGCCGACTGGCGGGTCACCTGGCCACGGGTCGGCGTCAGCTGGCAGTTGCCGTCGGAGATCTCAGCGGCTCACTGGTTCGGCCTCGGGCCCGGCGAGTGGTACCCGGACAGCGTCCGTGCCACTCGGGTCGGTCGCTTCGACGCCACCCTGCAGGAGCTGGCGACCGAGTACGCCAGGCCGCAGGAGACGGGTCATCGCGCCGGATTGCGTGAACTCGTGCTGCTCGCAGGCGACACGCCGACCCTGACGATCACTGCGCTCCCGGGGGGCTGCGGGAGCAGGCCGGGATTCACCCTCAGCCGGTGGACGGCCGAAGAGCTGACTGCGGCAGCGCACCCGCACGAGCTGCCGACGCCGAGCTCGACCTGGCTGACCATCGACGCCGCAGTGCACGGTCTGGGCTCCCGCGCCTGCGGGCCGGATGTCTGGCCGACCGCCCAGCTGCACCCGCAATCACATCGGCTGTCGCTGCTGTTCTCCGCGGTCGAGGCGGCCGCGGACCGGTGA